The following proteins come from a genomic window of Ignavibacteriales bacterium:
- a CDS encoding M1 family metallopeptidase: MRKRLILLISSIILLVVLIAGFLTYRWLVNRFNLPSDTVKLINLSSQLKNFDEKELAEYNPKTQSAIDVLHYQIKIDLYPEQKKIFGEVTIKMKVNEKQLSKIEINFYDNLIIRDLRLNDTKVEYDRSEKLLSIHNNNSIDTAVIKIVYEGTPKSLGFGSFNFEKVDNRYQVYTLSEPVFASTWFPCVDLPDDKALADIYITNDSSDVSLSNGRLIETNTQGARRTYHWKTFYPISTYLIALYSGNYKSVSQKYISISGDSLKLSYYALPENIDNAQRDFSDHPKYLKTFEELFGAYPFVKEKYSVAEFWWQSGAMENQTITGIGSNFISGRKFFSDMLIHELAHHWWGDAVGPKTWKDIWLNEGFATYSEALYWEKQSDIRALQSTLRSKFSMFPNGTLYNPGNALFSSLIYDKGAWVLHMLRREVGDEIFFKILQSYFKEYKYGNASTADFKNFCEKISKKSLDKFFDQWVYKGEGIIELDCVWSVQKEGEEFISTIKIKQLQKGYDIYKFPLDIKLISEKVSESGISTVRIDGKEVILEMKSKYKPVDLILDPDSWLLAKINLSIEENGK, translated from the coding sequence ATGCGAAAAAGACTAATACTTCTAATTTCCTCAATAATTCTGCTTGTTGTTCTAATCGCGGGATTTCTTACGTACCGTTGGCTGGTCAATCGATTCAATCTACCGAGTGATACTGTCAAACTGATCAATCTTTCGAGTCAGTTAAAAAACTTTGATGAAAAAGAGCTGGCAGAATACAATCCCAAAACTCAAAGTGCAATTGATGTCCTTCATTATCAGATCAAAATTGATTTATATCCGGAACAAAAAAAAATCTTTGGTGAAGTAACGATAAAAATGAAAGTAAATGAGAAGCAATTATCAAAAATAGAAATTAATTTTTATGATAATCTTATTATTCGCGATCTTCGCCTCAATGATACCAAAGTGGAATATGATCGTTCCGAAAAATTGTTAAGTATTCACAATAATAATTCTATTGATACGGCGGTTATTAAAATTGTTTATGAAGGGACTCCAAAAAGTTTAGGCTTCGGTTCATTCAATTTTGAAAAAGTTGATAACCGTTACCAGGTTTATACATTGAGCGAACCGGTCTTTGCTTCAACTTGGTTCCCTTGTGTGGATCTGCCGGATGATAAAGCGTTAGCCGATATTTACATCACCAATGATTCCTCAGACGTGTCGTTATCGAACGGCAGATTGATTGAAACAAATACACAAGGTGCACGCAGAACTTATCATTGGAAAACATTTTATCCAATTTCTACCTATTTAATCGCACTCTATTCCGGAAATTATAAATCGGTCTCACAAAAATATATTTCTATTAGTGGTGATTCGTTGAAATTGTCTTACTATGCGCTTCCGGAAAATATAGATAACGCTCAAAGGGATTTTTCCGATCATCCAAAATATCTTAAAACATTTGAAGAACTGTTCGGCGCATATCCGTTTGTAAAGGAAAAATATAGTGTCGCGGAATTTTGGTGGCAGTCCGGGGCAATGGAAAACCAAACTATAACCGGAATTGGATCAAATTTTATTTCCGGGAGAAAATTTTTTTCTGATATGTTGATTCATGAACTTGCGCATCATTGGTGGGGAGATGCCGTCGGTCCAAAAACATGGAAAGATATCTGGCTGAATGAAGGATTTGCGACTTACTCCGAAGCTCTCTATTGGGAAAAACAAAGCGATATCCGGGCACTTCAATCAACGCTCAGAAGTAAGTTCAGTATGTTTCCAAACGGCACTCTATACAATCCCGGGAACGCATTGTTTAGTTCTCTTATATATGATAAAGGCGCATGGGTGCTGCATATGTTAAGAAGAGAAGTCGGCGATGAAATATTTTTTAAGATATTACAGAGCTATTTCAAAGAATACAAATACGGTAATGCTTCAACTGCCGACTTCAAAAATTTCTGTGAAAAGATTTCAAAGAAAAGTTTGGATAAATTCTTTGATCAATGGGTTTATAAAGGCGAAGGGATAATTGAGCTGGATTGTGTTTGGTCTGTTCAAAAGGAGGGAGAAGAATTTATTTCAACAATTAAAATAAAACAGTTACAAAAAGGTTACGATATTTATAAATTCCCACTCGATATTAAATTGATTTCGGAAAAAGTAAGCGAATCGGGAATTTCAACTGTTCGAATTGATGGCAAAGAGGTTATTCTAGAAATGAAATCAAAATATAAACCTGTTGATTTAATTTTGGATCCCGACAGTTGGTTGTTGGCAAAAATCAATTTATCTATAGAAGAGAACGGGAAATGA
- the glgC gene encoding glucose-1-phosphate adenylyltransferase: MAYTGSTILRKTLTMILAGGQGERLFPLTKERTKPSVPFGGKYRIIDFTLSNCLNSGFRKIYVITQYKSDSLNRHLYEAWSIFNPELREFVYSIPPQFKTSNNWYLGTANAIHQNFNLIDDESFEWVLILSGDHIYKMDYLKMIQYHIEKKAALSLAAIEVPKAQASRFGVIDIDPHYKVTAFVEKPKSPPTIPDKPESSFANMGIYVFNVAALKEVFTKMDKEKSSNHDFGKDVIPYMLKNDYHVQAYRFIDENKKDQPYWVDVGTIDSYYAASMDLINVSPHFNLYDFDWPLRTQQQQYPPAKTVSHEGERVGRAINSLISDGTIISGGLVERSIVGFNVRVNSYSYVTDSIIMDNCNIGRHARVRRTIIDKNVSVPEGFEIGFDSETDKKRFTVSETGIVVVPKNYIFK, from the coding sequence ATGGCATACACCGGTTCAACTATCCTACGAAAAACTTTAACTATGATCTTAGCAGGCGGGCAAGGAGAACGATTATTTCCGCTTACTAAAGAGAGAACAAAACCTTCCGTTCCGTTCGGAGGTAAATACCGGATAATTGATTTCACATTGTCTAATTGTTTGAATTCCGGATTTCGAAAAATCTATGTCATCACACAATACAAATCGGATTCGTTAAACCGTCATTTATATGAAGCCTGGAGCATTTTTAATCCGGAGCTGAGAGAATTTGTATATTCAATCCCGCCTCAATTTAAAACAAGCAACAATTGGTATTTAGGAACTGCGAATGCTATTCACCAAAATTTTAATTTGATAGATGACGAAAGTTTCGAATGGGTTCTAATTCTCTCCGGTGATCATATTTACAAGATGGACTATTTGAAAATGATCCAGTACCACATTGAAAAAAAAGCTGCACTTTCACTTGCTGCTATTGAAGTTCCTAAGGCGCAAGCATCCCGTTTCGGTGTAATCGATATTGATCCACATTATAAAGTCACTGCCTTTGTTGAGAAACCAAAGTCTCCGCCGACAATTCCCGATAAACCGGAATCATCCTTTGCCAACATGGGAATTTATGTTTTCAATGTTGCAGCACTTAAAGAAGTTTTTACCAAAATGGATAAAGAAAAAAGTTCAAATCATGATTTTGGCAAAGATGTTATTCCCTACATGTTAAAAAATGACTACCATGTTCAGGCTTACCGTTTTATTGATGAGAACAAAAAGGATCAGCCGTATTGGGTTGATGTAGGTACGATTGATAGCTATTACGCAGCCAGCATGGATTTGATAAATGTCAGTCCACATTTTAATCTTTACGATTTTGACTGGCCGCTACGCACACAGCAGCAGCAGTATCCACCGGCAAAAACCGTATCGCATGAAGGTGAACGTGTCGGACGTGCAATTAATTCGTTAATATCAGATGGAACAATTATCTCTGGCGGTTTGGTTGAACGTTCAATAGTTGGATTCAATGTTCGCGTTAATAGTTATTCCTATGTTACCGATTCGATTATCATGGATAACTGTAACATTGGGCGTCATGCTAGAGTTAGAAGAACCATAATTGATAAAAACGTCTCTGTACCAGAGGGTTTTGAAATTGGATTTGATTCCGAAACAGATAAAAAAAGATTTACTGTATCGGAAACTGGTATTGTCGTGGTTCCCAAAAACTATATTTTTAAATGA
- the uvrC gene encoding excinuclease ABC subunit UvrC yields the protein MNSTLQDKLNSLPALPGIYQFLNEKGKIIYVGKAKNLRGRVRSYFQKNVDSPKTEVLVSKINDLELIVTNNEIEALVLENNLIKDLKPRYNIILKDDKSFPYIRVTNEPYPQIFPTRNVIKDGSKYFGPFTDVKNMKTSLRVISKIFKIRSCKLDITQQAIDKKKFKVCLDYHIKKCEGPCEGLVTQLHYNGMVSQVIKVLRGKTEELIQELKNQMESASAKLDFEKAAEIRDRIDQLQVYSSKQKVVSNDLEDRDIISAAYEGKDVAATILNIRAGKLAGKRQLNLGCEVNEEPGQIFAAIIKFYYSEFVEVPREIIVETEPDDSEALMEWLNIKAIKKCHLIIPQKQSDAKSLLMMCKQNAQLQLKEIQLQRMKKEGNVPYALSALQRDLRLKNLPRVIECFDNSNLQGSDAVASMVVFVDGKPKKSLYRKFIIKTVEGPDDFASMREIIFRRYNRLKEENLPFPDLIMVDGGKGQLSSAIEILNELEIKNYEIIGLAKRLEEVFLPGESEAQSIPKTSSSLKLLQHVRDEAHRFAITFHRERRSKRTITSELLEIKGIGEKVAHKLLTAMSLDEIKSADETKLAEEIGNAKAKLIFEHYHTK from the coding sequence ATGAATTCAACATTACAAGACAAACTTAACTCACTCCCCGCTCTGCCGGGCATATACCAATTCTTAAATGAGAAAGGGAAAATCATTTATGTTGGTAAAGCAAAAAATTTGCGCGGCAGAGTACGTTCCTACTTCCAAAAAAATGTTGATTCGCCAAAAACCGAAGTGCTCGTTTCAAAAATTAACGATCTGGAATTGATTGTTACCAATAATGAAATTGAAGCACTTGTTCTTGAAAACAATCTTATTAAAGATTTAAAACCGAGATACAATATTATTCTTAAGGATGATAAATCATTCCCTTATATCCGTGTAACAAATGAACCATATCCGCAGATCTTCCCTACAAGAAATGTCATCAAAGATGGATCAAAATATTTTGGCCCTTTTACAGATGTAAAGAATATGAAGACTTCTCTCCGTGTGATAAGCAAAATATTTAAGATCAGAAGCTGCAAATTGGATATTACTCAGCAAGCGATTGACAAGAAAAAATTTAAGGTCTGCTTGGATTATCACATAAAAAAATGCGAAGGTCCATGCGAAGGACTGGTGACACAGTTGCATTACAATGGAATGGTTAGTCAAGTTATAAAAGTTTTGAGAGGTAAAACCGAAGAACTTATTCAAGAATTAAAAAATCAGATGGAAAGTGCTTCTGCCAAATTAGATTTTGAAAAAGCTGCCGAGATTCGAGATAGAATTGATCAACTGCAAGTTTATTCTTCCAAACAAAAAGTTGTTTCAAACGATTTAGAAGACCGGGATATTATCAGCGCAGCATACGAAGGCAAAGATGTTGCTGCAACAATTTTAAATATCCGGGCAGGCAAGTTAGCGGGTAAACGGCAATTGAATTTGGGTTGTGAAGTTAACGAAGAGCCTGGTCAAATTTTTGCCGCAATAATTAAATTTTATTACAGCGAGTTTGTTGAAGTACCGCGTGAGATTATTGTTGAAACTGAACCAGACGATTCTGAAGCATTGATGGAATGGCTGAACATAAAAGCTATTAAGAAATGCCATCTCATAATACCTCAAAAACAGAGTGACGCGAAATCTCTATTAATGATGTGTAAACAAAATGCACAATTGCAGCTGAAAGAAATTCAACTTCAGAGAATGAAGAAGGAAGGGAATGTTCCCTATGCGCTCTCGGCACTTCAAAGAGATTTGCGTTTGAAAAATCTTCCGCGCGTTATTGAATGTTTTGATAACAGCAATCTTCAAGGAAGCGACGCAGTTGCAAGCATGGTCGTTTTTGTTGACGGCAAGCCGAAAAAAAGTTTGTACAGGAAATTTATAATCAAGACTGTTGAAGGACCGGATGACTTTGCCAGCATGCGGGAAATAATTTTCCGAAGATACAACAGATTAAAAGAAGAGAATCTGCCGTTCCCTGATCTCATCATGGTTGACGGCGGTAAGGGTCAGCTTTCAAGTGCCATTGAGATACTTAATGAACTAGAAATAAAAAATTATGAGATTATCGGATTGGCAAAACGGTTGGAAGAAGTTTTTCTTCCCGGCGAATCGGAAGCGCAATCAATACCTAAGACATCATCAAGTCTAAAATTGCTTCAGCATGTGCGCGATGAAGCTCACCGTTTTGCAATAACATTTCACCGCGAGCGGAGAAGCAAAAGAACAATTACAAGCGAACTTCTTGAAATAAAAGGGATCGGCGAAAAAGTTGCGCATAAACTTTTAACCGCTATGAGTTTGGATGAAATAAAATCTGCTGATGAAACAAAGTTAGCTGAAGAGATTGGTAATGCAAAAGCAAAATTGATATTTGAACATTATCATACAAAATAA
- a CDS encoding glycosyltransferase family 9 protein, which translates to MSKQKRILIVRPDRIGDVVLSTPLPREIKKAFPDSFVALLLRRYTKDIYTNNPYVDKIILIEDKDSPKSFFEQVREIRNYKFTHSLTLLPTEKLNYILFFAGVPFRVGVGHKLYQFLTFTRYVDRKKYIPLRHEADYCMDLARKIGVQSNNLDSEVFLTEEEKQKVVETRIKLLHGKKYLIGIHSTCGNSSPNWLPDEYKKLILMLNHNEEISIAVTDNKVPAELEGIENIFYPNVGKTLRESFLNFASLDLLVSASTGPMHIAAALKVKTLSMFCPLTACSPKLWGPMGNQSKIVLPSENYCQTVCPGDPKKCSFAGVGGIDSAKVFDIIKAEFM; encoded by the coding sequence ATGTCTAAACAGAAAAGAATATTAATCGTTAGACCCGATAGAATTGGCGATGTAGTATTATCAACACCGCTTCCGCGTGAAATTAAGAAAGCTTTTCCGGATAGTTTCGTTGCACTCCTTCTTCGTCGATACACAAAAGATATTTACACGAACAATCCTTATGTAGATAAAATTATTTTGATTGAGGATAAGGATTCGCCGAAATCATTTTTCGAGCAAGTCCGCGAGATTAGAAATTACAAGTTCACTCATTCCCTAACTCTTCTACCAACTGAAAAGTTGAACTACATTCTTTTCTTTGCCGGTGTTCCATTCCGAGTTGGTGTGGGGCATAAGCTTTATCAGTTTCTAACTTTTACGCGGTACGTAGATCGTAAAAAATATATTCCGCTTCGTCACGAAGCTGATTATTGTATGGACCTTGCGCGGAAGATTGGAGTACAATCCAATAATCTTGATTCGGAAGTATTTCTAACCGAAGAAGAAAAGCAAAAAGTTGTAGAAACTAGAATTAAGTTACTGCACGGCAAAAAATATTTAATTGGAATCCACTCTACATGCGGTAATTCTTCGCCAAACTGGTTGCCGGATGAATATAAAAAATTAATCCTAATGCTGAATCATAATGAAGAAATAAGCATTGCTGTCACTGATAATAAAGTTCCGGCAGAACTTGAAGGAATAGAAAATATTTTTTATCCTAATGTTGGTAAGACGTTACGTGAGTCGTTTTTGAATTTTGCTTCGCTTGATTTATTAGTTTCCGCAAGCACAGGCCCAATGCATATTGCTGCAGCTTTAAAAGTTAAAACACTTTCAATGTTTTGTCCTCTTACTGCTTGTTCACCAAAACTATGGGGACCTATGGGCAATCAAAGTAAAATTGTTCTGCCCTCAGAAAATTATTGCCAGACTGTTTGTCCCGGCGATCCGAAGAAATGTTCATTCGCCGGTGTTGGGGGAATTGATTCTGCCAAAGTGTTCGATATAATTAAAGCGGAATTTATGTAG
- a CDS encoding glycosyltransferase → MMNQQKKICIAFLGNAQHDSRITNLANSLKEDGYKVSIISFDWLNPAEKFSGNELKIFKLTRGKFNLFFYLRFALILIRELFKTKADLYFAEDLYTLPFVTVIAKLKRAKVYYNSRELYAFIGGLRNRPFLQAIVKQIEKFFITKVDLVLTTGEMDSAFIEKFYGIKKTLVIRNIPLLQIPSDKIDFRKLYNIPADKLILLYQGVLLEGRGVQIIMRAMVNLPNTVLVILGDGEQKNNFQKLSDELKISERIFYAGTINQKELINYTAGADVGLSLIENISISYYHALPNKLFEYIMARLPVLCSDLPQMKKIVEGFNVGESVSAENENNIYLILRRWSESPELLDSYRKNCLIAAQELNWQEEYKKSRKRLLDLD, encoded by the coding sequence ATGATGAATCAGCAAAAGAAAATTTGTATTGCTTTCCTTGGTAATGCTCAACACGATTCCCGCATTACAAATCTTGCCAATTCACTCAAAGAAGACGGCTACAAAGTTTCAATAATTTCATTTGATTGGCTTAATCCGGCTGAGAAATTTTCCGGTAATGAATTAAAGATTTTCAAGCTCACCAGAGGAAAGTTTAATCTATTTTTCTATTTACGTTTTGCTTTGATTTTGATCCGAGAGTTATTCAAAACGAAAGCTGATCTTTATTTTGCAGAAGATTTGTACACACTTCCGTTTGTTACCGTAATTGCTAAATTGAAACGGGCGAAAGTTTATTATAACAGCCGCGAACTTTATGCTTTTATCGGCGGATTGAGAAACCGTCCGTTTTTACAAGCCATCGTTAAACAGATTGAAAAATTTTTCATTACAAAAGTTGATCTTGTTCTAACTACGGGCGAAATGGATTCCGCATTCATCGAAAAATTTTATGGAATTAAGAAGACGCTGGTAATTAGAAATATTCCACTGCTTCAAATTCCATCAGACAAAATTGATTTTAGAAAGCTTTACAATATCCCGGCTGATAAATTGATCTTGCTATACCAAGGGGTTCTATTGGAAGGACGTGGCGTGCAGATAATAATGCGTGCAATGGTTAATCTCCCAAATACAGTTTTAGTGATTCTTGGAGACGGGGAACAAAAAAATAATTTTCAAAAATTGTCCGATGAGTTGAAAATATCAGAGAGAATCTTTTATGCCGGTACGATCAATCAGAAAGAATTAATTAATTATACTGCTGGCGCGGATGTCGGGCTTTCATTAATTGAAAACATTAGTATAAGTTATTACCACGCTCTTCCAAATAAATTATTCGAATATATCATGGCCCGTTTACCGGTTCTCTGCAGTGATTTGCCTCAGATGAAAAAAATTGTTGAAGGATTTAATGTTGGTGAAAGTGTCAGTGCTGAAAATGAAAATAATATTTATCTAATTCTGAGGCGATGGAGCGAAAGTCCGGAGCTATTGGACTCATACAGAAAAAATTGTCTTATTGCCGCTCAAGAATTGAATTGGCAAGAAGAATACAAAAAATCTAGAAAAAGATTGCTGGATTTGGATTGA
- a CDS encoding GNAT family N-acetyltransferase, whose protein sequence is MEVIKYSDDWREKWDRFVLQSNNGTMFHLQKFFDYHTPGKFRFDHLMFIEKNKIKALLPGRLTNGLFESPVGASYGSIVTGDIKFAEAMELVSTLLDYGRQNGINEFELTPAPMVYETYQNQNLDFAMLWQGFSFKLHYISSAIKLDKERDILERCSPTIRRNVRKSLKNSDIRVEINERYDEFYPILLENKARHNVKPTHSYEDLLRLKELMPDNLKLFMIYLGDVPIAGSSMFFVNKNVALCFYNMLKYDYADHKPIQRVMYEVLKYSTENGYAYVDIGVSQDTKAVNPMTPSMSLIEFKEKFDAKTIMRNTFHIKL, encoded by the coding sequence ATGGAAGTAATCAAATACTCTGACGATTGGAGAGAAAAATGGGACCGCTTTGTTCTTCAATCAAACAACGGCACAATGTTTCACCTTCAAAAATTTTTTGATTATCACACACCCGGAAAATTCAGATTCGATCATTTGATGTTTATTGAGAAAAATAAAATTAAAGCGCTGCTACCGGGCAGACTTACAAACGGACTTTTTGAATCACCCGTTGGCGCAAGCTACGGTTCGATTGTAACCGGAGATATTAAATTTGCCGAAGCAATGGAACTTGTTTCTACTCTTCTTGATTACGGCAGGCAAAACGGAATCAATGAATTTGAATTGACGCCGGCTCCGATGGTTTATGAGACTTATCAAAATCAGAATCTCGATTTCGCAATGTTGTGGCAAGGGTTTTCTTTCAAGCTGCACTATATCTCCAGCGCAATCAAACTTGATAAGGAGAGAGATATACTTGAACGCTGTTCACCGACTATCCGCCGCAATGTACGCAAGTCGTTAAAAAATTCTGATATTCGTGTTGAGATCAACGAACGTTACGATGAGTTTTACCCGATACTTCTTGAAAATAAAGCTCGTCATAATGTTAAACCGACTCACTCTTATGAAGACTTGCTTCGTTTAAAAGAACTGATGCCGGATAATTTAAAATTGTTTATGATTTATCTTGGCGATGTTCCAATTGCCGGTTCATCAATGTTTTTTGTGAACAAAAATGTTGCACTCTGTTTTTATAATATGCTGAAATATGATTACGCCGATCATAAACCGATTCAGCGCGTGATGTACGAAGTTTTAAAATACTCCACAGAAAATGGTTACGCTTACGTTGATATTGGTGTTTCTCAAGACACTAAAGCTGTAAATCCTATGACTCCTAGCATGAGTTTGATCGAGTTCAAAGAGAAATTTGATGCGAAGACAATTATGAGAAATACTTTTCACATAAAATTATGA
- a CDS encoding PorV/PorQ family protein has product MKKILFIFMMSATLSAQSAGNSGLSFLKFGFGARNVAMSDLGVVGVNDLSALNYNPSILAVNNKTQLSFTHNSLLQDLNSEMFAGSFKAFGVPIAVGVNTTNIADIEIRTIPGEVQSKFNAHYFNGSISTAFHLFEKIYFGATYKYIYENMFSDDASGYGLDFGINYQSNIAGLTFGAAIRNLGSMNELRSESTKLPTDFRIGTAYNFSLQNSKLNFTALAGFQKYTLQDDSHIHIGGEAVYDKLLSLRFGYASGYDTKNLSAGFGVNWKGINLDYAYVPVKYGLGDSHIISFTYTFE; this is encoded by the coding sequence ATGAAAAAAATTTTATTCATATTTATGATGAGTGCTACATTGTCAGCGCAGTCAGCCGGCAATTCCGGTTTATCATTTCTAAAATTTGGATTCGGTGCACGTAATGTGGCAATGAGTGATCTTGGAGTTGTCGGTGTCAACGATTTATCGGCATTGAATTACAACCCTTCAATTCTAGCTGTGAACAATAAAACTCAGTTATCATTTACTCACAACTCACTTTTGCAAGATTTGAATTCCGAAATGTTCGCCGGAAGTTTTAAAGCGTTCGGTGTACCAATTGCAGTTGGAGTGAACACAACAAACATAGCAGATATTGAGATCCGTACAATACCCGGCGAAGTGCAATCAAAATTTAACGCACATTATTTTAACGGAAGTATCTCAACAGCTTTTCATCTCTTTGAAAAAATTTATTTTGGAGCTACTTATAAATACATTTATGAAAATATGTTTTCAGATGATGCATCAGGATATGGTTTGGATTTCGGTATAAATTATCAGAGTAATATAGCCGGACTAACTTTTGGTGCTGCTATCCGCAATTTAGGATCAATGAATGAACTTCGCAGTGAATCAACAAAACTGCCGACGGATTTCCGTATCGGTACTGCGTATAATTTCTCATTACAAAATTCGAAATTAAATTTTACCGCTCTTGCCGGATTTCAAAAATATACATTACAAGATGATTCACACATTCACATTGGCGGAGAAGCGGTTTATGACAAATTATTATCTCTTCGTTTTGGTTATGCCAGCGGATATGATACCAAAAATCTTTCTGCCGGATTCGGAGTGAACTGGAAAGGGATCAATCTTGATTATGCATATGTTCCTGTTAAATATGGTCTTGGCGATTCGCACATTATCTCATTCACTTATACTTTTGAATAG
- a CDS encoding site-2 protease family protein, translating into MPEDKFDTYTPATSKKKFKHNYLLHIVLFIVTFITTLIAGIEWTTGKIGPYQLEDLYRGLPYALSILFILGVHEFGHFFAALIHKVKATLPFFIPLPPIGGLGNFGTMGAVIKTKSEIPNNKAMFDIGAAGPISGFIACVIVLIYGFTHLPGQEFLLKIHPDYFSPLYGKGEIGLEFGNSILFALLKNIFTNPSQFIPPMSEVYHYPYLCVGWFGLFVTAMNLIPVGQLDGGHIIYSMFNSKKHEAIASISMIILVLLGVLGLLESFINLEVHFGWSGWLFWAIILYFFIKIKHPPVNHFEELSTGRKIVGYLSILIFIISFSPTPFIFSL; encoded by the coding sequence ATGCCTGAAGATAAATTCGATACTTACACACCGGCAACCTCAAAAAAAAAATTTAAGCACAATTATCTACTTCATATTGTGCTCTTCATTGTTACGTTCATAACAACCTTAATAGCCGGTATAGAATGGACTACTGGAAAAATAGGGCCATATCAATTGGAAGATTTGTATCGTGGGTTGCCGTATGCTCTTTCGATCCTTTTTATTTTAGGTGTTCACGAATTCGGTCATTTCTTTGCGGCATTAATTCATAAAGTAAAAGCGACTCTTCCATTCTTTATACCGCTTCCGCCTATTGGTGGACTTGGAAACTTTGGAACAATGGGTGCAGTTATTAAAACCAAATCAGAAATTCCCAACAATAAAGCAATGTTTGATATTGGAGCTGCGGGTCCAATCAGCGGCTTCATTGCGTGCGTAATTGTTTTGATATACGGATTCACACACCTTCCCGGACAAGAATTTCTTCTGAAAATTCATCCTGATTATTTTTCACCTCTATATGGAAAAGGTGAAATCGGATTAGAATTTGGCAATTCGATTCTCTTTGCTTTACTTAAAAATATTTTTACAAATCCCTCACAGTTTATTCCTCCCATGAGCGAGGTTTACCACTACCCATATTTATGCGTTGGATGGTTTGGTCTATTTGTAACTGCCATGAATTTAATTCCCGTTGGGCAGCTTGACGGGGGACATATTATTTACAGCATGTTTAACAGCAAAAAACATGAAGCGATCGCCAGCATATCGATGATCATTTTGGTACTCTTAGGAGTTTTGGGTCTCTTAGAATCGTTTATAAATTTAGAAGTTCATTTTGGATGGAGCGGATGGTTATTCTGGGCAATCATTCTTTACTTTTTCATAAAAATAAAACATCCGCCCGTAAATCATTTTGAAGAATTAAGTACGGGAAGAAAAATAGTTGGCTATTTGTCTATTCTGATTTTTATAATATCATTTTCACCTACTCCTTTTATTTTTTCACTTTGA